One genomic region from Flagellimonas oceani encodes:
- a CDS encoding carbohydrate kinase family protein — MKKVYCIGEVLIDFVAERQGSDLSKANQFTKKAGGAPANVACTISKLGGNGIFIGSVGDDPFGKFLLETLKNEGVDVSLTQLSDTFTTLAFVSLSEDGERDFVFSRGADKELKYNPDLRKNLPGNILHLGAATALLGGPLEKTYGRYLFDGLTKDMFICFDPNFRIDLWKDDEETFIKKCMPFVEKSHLCKFSMEEAQLISGKEDLHEACDALHKIGTKIITVTLGKDGTLLSMNGTKKTIPSVKVNPVDTTGAGDAFIGCLLYQISDLGNFEPVLEDFSLVEKMVAKANKAGAITTTNFGAIVSLPTKDQLEK; from the coding sequence ATGAAAAAAGTTTACTGCATCGGCGAAGTGTTGATAGATTTTGTTGCCGAACGACAAGGTAGCGATCTTTCCAAAGCAAACCAATTTACCAAAAAAGCAGGAGGTGCGCCGGCCAATGTGGCCTGTACCATTTCCAAACTGGGCGGAAATGGTATCTTTATTGGCAGTGTTGGGGATGATCCCTTTGGTAAATTTCTTTTGGAAACCTTAAAAAATGAAGGGGTAGATGTTTCGTTGACCCAACTGTCGGATACCTTTACCACACTTGCCTTTGTTTCGCTCTCGGAAGATGGGGAACGTGATTTTGTTTTTAGCCGTGGAGCTGATAAAGAACTAAAATACAATCCTGATCTACGTAAAAATCTTCCCGGGAACATTCTTCACCTTGGTGCGGCAACGGCACTTTTGGGAGGGCCTTTGGAAAAAACATACGGCAGATATCTTTTTGATGGGCTAACAAAGGATATGTTCATTTGTTTTGATCCTAATTTTAGAATCGATCTTTGGAAGGATGATGAGGAAACCTTCATAAAAAAGTGCATGCCATTTGTGGAAAAATCCCATTTGTGCAAGTTCAGTATGGAAGAAGCACAGCTTATTTCGGGAAAGGAAGATTTGCACGAAGCCTGCGACGCACTACATAAAATCGGGACCAAAATAATTACGGTGACCTTGGGGAAGGATGGCACTTTGCTCAGCATGAACGGCACCAAAAAAACGATTCCCAGCGTAAAGGTGAACCCTGTCGACACTACTGGCGCGGGTGATGCTTTTATAGGCTGCTTGTTGTACCAAATTTCGGATTTGGGCAATTTTGAGCCTGTTCTGGAAGATTTTTCCTTGGTCGAGAAAATGGTGGCCAAAGCCAATAAGGCAGGGGCCATTACCACTACGAATTTTGGCGCCATTGTGTCCCTCCCCACAAAAGACCAGCTCGAAAAGTAG
- a CDS encoding metallophosphoesterase family protein has translation MRTLVVGDIHSGVRALEQLMDKAKVTPKDHIIFLGDYVDGWSTAVETIDFLIELQSEHTCTFIRGNHDELCKAWLIDQKENPQWLAHGGTATRDSYLNADKEKWRHHLNFYESLQNYYLADDNRLYLHAGYTNLKGIDYEYFQQSFYWDRTLWELATALDPNLKPTDPKFPKRLTHYKEVFIGHTPISKREVVEPQNRANVWNVDTGAAFKGGLTMLDVETKQFWQSDPVHEFYPGETGRNLG, from the coding sequence ATGCGAACACTGGTAGTGGGCGATATACATTCTGGAGTAAGGGCTTTGGAACAATTGATGGACAAAGCCAAGGTTACCCCAAAAGACCATATTATTTTTTTGGGCGATTATGTGGATGGCTGGAGCACGGCGGTAGAGACCATCGATTTTTTGATTGAGTTGCAAAGTGAACATACATGCACTTTTATCCGTGGAAACCACGATGAACTCTGCAAGGCCTGGCTTATAGATCAAAAAGAAAATCCACAATGGCTGGCCCATGGGGGCACGGCAACTAGGGATTCTTATTTGAATGCCGACAAGGAAAAGTGGAGGCATCACCTTAATTTTTATGAAAGTTTGCAAAACTACTATCTCGCAGACGATAACCGCTTATATCTTCATGCTGGCTACACCAATCTAAAGGGCATAGATTACGAGTATTTTCAGCAATCATTTTATTGGGATCGTACGTTATGGGAACTGGCCACTGCGCTGGACCCCAACTTAAAGCCCACCGACCCCAAGTTTCCAAAAAGGTTGACCCACTACAAAGAAGTTTTTATTGGGCATACCCCGATATCCAAACGAGAGGTTGTAGAACCCCAGAACAGAGCCAATGTTTGGAACGTAGACACAGGGGCTGCTTTTAAAGGCGGTTTGACGATGTTGGATGTAGAAACCAAACAATTTTGGCAAAGTGACCCGGTCCATGAATTTTATCCCGGAGAAACAGGAAGAAATTTGGGTTAA
- a CDS encoding acyl-ACP desaturase has product MSIKNVRLEVMQAIEPKVEDYINEFLIPAEKIWQPTDFLPDSQSDKFFDEVEKIRGEAKELGYDFWVTLVADTITEEALPTYESWLMDVEGIDQHNGKDNGWSKWVRAWTAEENRHGDVLNKYLYLSGRVNMREIEITTQHLISDGFDIGTDRDPYKNFVYTTFQELATNISHKRVGKMAKKQGNGLLAKMCTIIAGDEMRHHLAYREFVKTIMGQDPDGMVLAFADMMKKKIVMPAHFLRESGGTIGEAFEQFSNCAQRLGVYTAQDYIDILKKLNDYWEIGNLRGLSDQAEKARVYLMKLPERLQRISERMQFSQEQYRFKWVEANGMM; this is encoded by the coding sequence ATGTCGATAAAAAATGTAAGGTTGGAAGTGATGCAGGCCATTGAGCCTAAAGTGGAAGATTATATCAATGAATTTCTTATCCCAGCAGAAAAAATATGGCAGCCGACAGATTTTTTGCCCGACTCCCAAAGCGATAAATTTTTTGATGAGGTTGAGAAGATTCGTGGTGAAGCCAAGGAACTGGGCTATGATTTTTGGGTAACCCTCGTTGCCGATACCATTACCGAGGAAGCTCTGCCCACCTACGAATCGTGGTTGATGGATGTGGAAGGTATCGACCAGCACAATGGAAAGGACAACGGTTGGAGTAAATGGGTACGCGCATGGACGGCCGAAGAAAACCGTCATGGCGATGTCTTGAACAAATATTTGTACCTATCCGGACGAGTGAACATGCGTGAAATAGAAATTACCACGCAACATCTAATTTCTGATGGATTTGATATTGGTACGGACAGAGATCCCTACAAAAACTTTGTGTACACTACCTTCCAAGAGTTGGCCACCAATATTTCGCACAAGAGGGTCGGAAAAATGGCCAAAAAACAGGGAAATGGTTTGCTCGCAAAAATGTGTACCATCATCGCTGGAGATGAAATGAGGCACCATCTGGCCTACCGGGAGTTTGTAAAGACCATTATGGGACAAGATCCCGATGGAATGGTTTTGGCGTTCGCCGATATGATGAAAAAGAAAATTGTAATGCCTGCCCATTTTTTACGTGAGTCGGGAGGTACCATAGGCGAGGCCTTTGAGCAGTTTTCCAATTGCGCACAACGTTTGGGCGTGTATACTGCCCAAGATTATATCGATATTCTTAAAAAGTTGAACGATTATTGGGAGATCGGCAACCTTCGCGGTCTTTCCGATCAAGCGGAAAAGGCTAGGGTATATTTGATGAAGCTCCCAGAGCGCTTGCAAAGAATTTCCGAGCGTATGCAATTTTCTCAAGAGCAGTACAGGTTTAAATGGGTGGAGGCCAATGGCATGATGTAG
- a CDS encoding DUF1304 domain-containing protein, which produces MILVLAKIIIGIVALLHIYFLWLEMFAWTTKAKKVFRSLPEHLFEPTKTLAANQGLYNGFLAAGLIWSLIIPDKTWQIYVGLFFLGCVTVAGIYGAATASKKIFTVQALPALIGILLFLIHLFL; this is translated from the coding sequence ATGATACTCGTTTTAGCAAAGATCATTATCGGTATTGTGGCATTGCTTCACATTTATTTTTTGTGGTTGGAGATGTTTGCCTGGACCACAAAAGCAAAAAAAGTTTTCCGATCGTTGCCCGAACATTTGTTCGAGCCCACCAAAACATTGGCGGCCAACCAAGGTCTCTACAACGGTTTCTTGGCTGCTGGACTGATTTGGTCTCTCATCATTCCAGATAAAACATGGCAAATCTATGTGGGATTGTTTTTTTTGGGCTGTGTTACCGTGGCCGGAATATATGGGGCGGCTACGGCATCAAAAAAAATATTCACGGTACAGGCACTCCCTGCGCTGATTGGAATTCTCCTCTTCTTGATCCATCTATTCCTCTAA
- a CDS encoding alpha-amylase family protein yields the protein MNQAKLHRLLSQKGKDDQEQFDQRLATNLTLIQKQFFSLYPEERYEKQFQKLLKLLPKLFSERPEALQQQDLKRLQSGNWYQSEKLVGMQLYVEHFNKDLKGLEEKIPYFKKLGVNFLHLMPITTRPKGESDGGYAVNNYLEVDKKYGSKEDLLELTKAFRKNGIYLMLDFVVNHTSNEFSWAKKAKKGDKKYQGYYYTYEDFTIPAEFEKTLPEVFPETSPGNFTYIPEMEKWVMTVFNTYQWDLNYTNPEVFLEMLTNLVKLTDMGVDVVRFDALAFLWKKIGTISQNLPEAHNLISLFRMCLQVVAPGSILLAEAIVAPTDIVKYFGEEEKKGNECEIAYNASLMALLWNSIATKKTQLLYKSLMHVPPKPQDCTWINYIRCHDDIGLGYENHLIQALGWNPEMHRKFLLDYYCQRLDWSPAMGMLFMYNPKTGDGRITGSAASLLGLEKAIKTNNEDLKEASVRKIIMLHGITLAFGGIPLIYAGDEIGTLNDYSFQNDASKKGDSRWVNRPMQDWETISSLDNQNSPQSTIFHALQKLIKIRKENSVFADKNNLELYHTGNDHVFSFERTEQHKGLLVICNFDENPQVIDSSWIKKLGYFSKGEPLDLVSGKKVGLNSALLELIPYQMLWLMKS from the coding sequence ATGAACCAAGCAAAATTACATCGGCTACTCTCCCAAAAGGGGAAAGATGATCAAGAACAATTTGATCAGCGATTGGCCACTAATCTTACCTTGATCCAAAAGCAGTTCTTTTCGCTTTATCCGGAGGAACGTTACGAAAAACAGTTCCAAAAACTATTGAAACTGCTTCCCAAGTTATTCTCCGAGAGACCCGAAGCATTACAACAGCAAGACTTGAAACGGTTGCAATCGGGCAATTGGTACCAGTCCGAAAAGCTGGTGGGAATGCAGTTGTATGTGGAGCACTTTAATAAAGATTTAAAAGGGTTAGAAGAAAAAATACCGTATTTCAAAAAGCTAGGGGTCAATTTTTTGCACCTGATGCCCATCACCACACGACCCAAAGGAGAAAGTGACGGCGGCTACGCAGTGAACAACTACCTCGAAGTGGATAAAAAATATGGCTCCAAAGAAGATTTGCTCGAATTGACGAAGGCATTTCGCAAAAACGGTATTTACTTGATGCTCGATTTTGTGGTCAACCATACCTCCAATGAATTTTCATGGGCCAAAAAGGCAAAGAAAGGAGATAAAAAATATCAAGGCTACTACTACACTTACGAGGATTTCACCATACCGGCGGAATTTGAAAAAACCCTGCCCGAAGTGTTTCCTGAAACGTCTCCCGGCAACTTTACCTACATCCCTGAAATGGAAAAATGGGTGATGACGGTCTTCAACACCTACCAATGGGATCTTAACTACACCAACCCCGAAGTGTTTTTGGAAATGCTCACCAATTTGGTAAAGCTAACGGACATGGGCGTAGATGTGGTCCGGTTTGATGCCCTGGCTTTTCTTTGGAAAAAAATCGGGACGATTTCCCAAAACTTGCCCGAAGCGCACAACCTCATCTCCCTGTTCCGAATGTGCCTGCAGGTGGTGGCCCCCGGGTCCATACTTTTGGCCGAAGCTATTGTGGCACCGACCGACATCGTAAAATATTTTGGGGAGGAAGAAAAAAAAGGCAACGAATGTGAGATTGCCTATAATGCGTCCTTAATGGCACTTTTATGGAATTCCATCGCCACGAAAAAAACACAATTGCTGTATAAAAGCTTGATGCACGTTCCGCCCAAACCACAAGATTGTACGTGGATCAACTACATCCGCTGCCATGATGATATTGGATTGGGGTACGAAAACCACCTCATCCAAGCATTGGGATGGAACCCGGAGATGCACCGAAAATTTTTGTTGGACTATTATTGCCAGCGATTGGATTGGTCGCCAGCAATGGGAATGCTTTTTATGTACAACCCCAAAACAGGGGACGGCCGAATTACAGGTAGTGCGGCATCTTTATTGGGACTTGAAAAGGCTATCAAAACCAACAATGAAGACCTGAAGGAGGCATCGGTGCGTAAAATTATTATGCTGCACGGCATCACATTGGCCTTTGGTGGTATTCCCTTGATCTACGCAGGTGATGAAATTGGCACGCTGAACGATTATTCCTTCCAAAATGACGCATCCAAAAAAGGGGATAGCCGCTGGGTGAACCGACCCATGCAGGATTGGGAGACCATTTCAAGTTTGGACAATCAAAATTCGCCCCAATCCACCATATTCCATGCGCTTCAAAAACTCATCAAAATAAGAAAGGAGAACAGTGTTTTTGCCGATAAAAACAACCTTGAACTCTATCATACAGGGAACGACCATGTTTTTTCATTTGAAAGGACAGAGCAGCACAAAGGATTATTGGTGATCTGTAATTTTGATGAGAACCCTCAGGTTATCGATAGCAGTTGGATTAAAAAACTAGGTTATTTTAGCAAAGGAGAGCCGTTGGATTTGGTGTCCGGTAAAAAAGTGGGGCTTAACAGCGCTCTTTTGGAACTAATCCCCTATCAGATGCTCTGGCTGATGAAATCCTAG
- a CDS encoding CAP domain-containing protein has product MKKVYGIALVITLAVALSYCSTPSIQQEEQDYTEATLGNEKVTVDPVKMEEDLLNLVNHHRESIGLTILDKNAPAYKYAEEHNDYMISKNTLSHDNFQSRAEKIAEETNAISVSENVARYYVSAEKTLEGWLNSSSHKEAMEGDFSHTTLSVQLDKQGRPYYTQIFIKVK; this is encoded by the coding sequence ATGAAAAAAGTATATGGCATTGCATTAGTCATAACACTTGCTGTTGCGTTAAGTTACTGTAGCACACCATCTATACAGCAAGAGGAGCAAGACTATACCGAGGCAACCCTTGGCAACGAAAAAGTCACCGTAGATCCCGTTAAAATGGAGGAAGACCTATTAAACTTGGTCAACCATCACCGTGAATCCATTGGGCTGACCATCTTGGACAAAAACGCTCCGGCCTATAAATATGCCGAAGAGCACAACGACTACATGATTTCCAAAAACACACTTAGCCATGATAATTTTCAGTCTCGGGCTGAAAAGATTGCCGAGGAAACCAATGCGATCAGCGTATCTGAAAACGTTGCCAGATATTATGTTTCGGCAGAAAAAACTTTGGAAGGGTGGCTCAACAGTTCATCCCATAAAGAAGCCATGGAAGGCGACTTTTCGCATACCACCTTGAGCGTTCAATTGGATAAGCAAGGTAGACCATACTATACCCAGATATTCATTAAGGTAAAATAA
- a CDS encoding ATP-binding protein encodes MINKRLLVKNLLAHNDENSFYDKKRFISIGEKEGKAKFLKHVCALANSNPKNNSFIVIGVEDEDNKIVGVDFFDDSKIQNLVNAYLDNPPLISYENIPFPHLPEGKVVGLVTIRSNGKVCALRKNIWKYYGGAVFFREGSISLPKAFDIELKDINSEKVATIEQHARNNIEYTLDAVINFFNTRHPDLTSDYKVFKEQFVVCWAGNKKKVKGKIYYSRVDIELINEQVKLFYSALDEITIDYDEDSFKTLEYVQLGLGSHQKYYPLEEMTITFSDNGKYTINSKLIFEPPQFDKKTLYHVYNANNALLKKLENHIPLTDSEHTDITHLPATYLICYLNGFEEAKDKMDSSRALLKAYDTHVYQSMKESQRILRKVRYA; translated from the coding sequence ATGATCAATAAACGCCTACTCGTAAAAAACCTTTTGGCCCATAATGACGAGAATAGTTTTTACGACAAAAAGCGTTTTATATCCATTGGGGAAAAGGAAGGCAAGGCCAAGTTTTTAAAGCACGTCTGCGCTTTGGCCAATAGCAACCCCAAAAACAATTCCTTTATCGTGATCGGGGTGGAGGACGAGGACAATAAAATTGTGGGCGTCGATTTTTTTGATGACAGCAAAATCCAGAACCTCGTCAACGCCTATTTGGACAATCCCCCTTTGATTTCCTACGAAAACATCCCTTTTCCCCATCTGCCCGAAGGTAAGGTGGTCGGTCTGGTCACCATAAGGTCCAACGGGAAGGTCTGTGCATTGCGCAAGAACATCTGGAAATATTACGGAGGCGCGGTTTTTTTTCGCGAAGGCAGCATCAGCCTGCCCAAAGCTTTTGACATTGAACTGAAGGACATCAATTCTGAAAAAGTGGCCACTATTGAGCAGCATGCTCGTAACAATATCGAGTATACGCTGGATGCGGTAATCAATTTTTTCAATACAAGGCACCCCGATTTAACGAGCGATTACAAAGTATTCAAGGAACAATTTGTGGTCTGTTGGGCCGGCAACAAGAAAAAAGTAAAGGGAAAAATCTACTATTCCCGTGTGGATATAGAGCTGATCAACGAACAAGTGAAGCTTTTCTATTCCGCTTTGGATGAAATTACCATTGATTATGACGAGGATTCCTTTAAAACCTTGGAGTATGTTCAGTTGGGGCTGGGTTCCCATCAAAAATATTATCCCTTGGAAGAGATGACGATTACATTTTCGGACAATGGCAAGTACACCATCAACAGCAAACTCATATTTGAACCGCCACAGTTTGATAAAAAAACGCTATATCACGTGTACAATGCCAACAATGCATTGCTCAAAAAACTGGAAAACCATATTCCATTGACCGATTCGGAGCATACGGACATTACCCATTTGCCCGCTACCTATTTGATTTGTTACTTGAACGGTTTTGAAGAGGCGAAGGACAAAATGGACAGTTCCAGGGCGCTGCTGAAAGCCTACGACACCCATGTATACCAATCCATGAAAGAGTCGCAACGGATTTTGAGAAAAGTAAGGTACGCCTAG
- a CDS encoding SDR family NAD(P)-dependent oxidoreductase: protein MSKTALITGATSGIGKATAELFAKQGFNLILCGRRQERLEQLQNELGRDTAIFILNFDVRNREAVFAAIEDLPKGFSNIDILVNNAGNAHGLDPIDKGNPDDWDAMLDINVKGLLYMSKAIIPKMVERKSGHIINIGSTAGKEVYPNGNVYCASKHAVDAINQGMRIDLNAHGIRVGAVNPGLVETEFSDVRFKGDSERASNVYKGFQPLKAEDIADIILFVVTRPYHVNIADLVVMPTAQASSTIVNKNN, encoded by the coding sequence ATGTCCAAAACAGCATTAATAACAGGAGCAACAAGTGGAATAGGAAAAGCAACCGCTGAACTTTTTGCAAAGCAAGGCTTTAATCTGATTCTTTGCGGGCGTAGACAGGAGCGTTTGGAGCAACTTCAAAATGAACTTGGCCGAGACACGGCTATTTTCATCCTTAATTTTGATGTGAGAAACCGAGAAGCTGTGTTCGCTGCGATTGAAGATTTGCCCAAGGGTTTTTCAAATATTGACATATTGGTCAACAACGCGGGGAATGCGCACGGCTTGGACCCGATTGACAAGGGCAACCCAGATGATTGGGATGCGATGTTGGACATTAACGTAAAGGGATTGCTGTACATGTCCAAGGCCATCATCCCAAAAATGGTGGAACGGAAATCAGGGCATATCATCAATATTGGCTCCACCGCGGGCAAGGAAGTTTACCCCAACGGAAATGTGTATTGTGCCAGCAAGCATGCAGTGGATGCCATCAACCAAGGGATGCGGATAGATTTAAATGCCCATGGCATTCGCGTAGGTGCCGTAAACCCGGGCTTGGTGGAAACAGAATTTAGCGACGTTCGCTTTAAGGGGGATTCCGAAAGGGCATCTAACGTGTACAAAGGATTTCAACCCTTAAAAGCTGAGGACATAGCGGATATTATCCTGTTTGTGGTAACCCGACCCTATCATGTAAACATTGCCGACCTTGTGGTAATGCCCACGGCACAGGCCAGTAGCACTATTGTTAATAAAAACAATTAA
- a CDS encoding CvpA family protein: protein MSFLDIIIGILLVWGLYKGLRNGLFVELASLIALIAGIYGAIHFSYIAGDYLAQRFDWSDQYLKIAAFLITFFAIIIVVNLAGKFLTKIADFAMLGLLNKIAGGIFGALKVAVILGAFLIFFEKLASPMGLINEETKEESVFYEPIKELGDLVFSYVLDNDESDPSEEIEASEEII from the coding sequence ATGAGCTTTTTGGATATAATCATCGGAATTCTTTTGGTCTGGGGCCTTTACAAAGGCTTGAGGAACGGTCTTTTTGTTGAGCTTGCTTCCCTGATTGCTTTGATTGCAGGGATATATGGTGCCATCCATTTTTCGTACATCGCCGGCGATTACCTTGCCCAACGTTTTGATTGGAGCGACCAGTACCTAAAAATCGCCGCATTCTTGATTACTTTTTTTGCCATAATCATTGTGGTGAACTTGGCCGGAAAATTCCTGACCAAAATTGCCGACTTTGCCATGCTCGGCCTTTTGAACAAAATTGCCGGTGGTATTTTTGGGGCATTAAAGGTTGCCGTGATTTTGGGTGCATTTCTCATTTTCTTCGAAAAACTTGCCTCTCCCATGGGGCTCATCAACGAGGAAACCAAGGAAGAATCCGTTTTCTATGAGCCCATCAAAGAATTGGGAGACCTGGTCTTTTCTTACGTACTCGATAATGACGAAAGTGATCCATCAGAAGAAATAGAAGCAAGTGAGGAGATTATTTAA
- a CDS encoding aldehyde dehydrogenase family protein, with protein sequence MSKTATAFGIEEALKELGLNKINNGTSTGKNWFSEGEIIESYSPVDGALIGKVKATTREDYEKVINTAQEGFKKWRTMPAPQRGEVVRKFNDELRRLKEPLGKLVSYEMGKSYQEGLGEVQEMIDICDFAVGLSRQLHGLTMHSERPGHRMYEQYHPLGVVGIISAFNFPVAVWSWNTALAWVCGDACIWKGSEKTPMTSVACQNIAARVFSENGVPEGISCLITGDYAVGEFMTKDERIPLISATGSTRMGKIVAKTVGERLGKSLLELGGNNAIIVTPDANIKNTVIGAVFGAVGTCGQRCTSTRRLIVHEDVYDKVKNAIVDAYKQIRIGNPLDENNHVGPLIDKDAVKNYLNALEKVKAEGGNILVEGGVLEGEGYESGCYVKPAIAEAENHFEIVQHETFGPVLYILKYSGDLQNALDMQNGVRQGLSSAIMTNNLREAERFLSVEGSDCGIANVNIGTSGAEIGGAFGGEKETGGGRESGSDAWKVYMRRQTNTINYTTELPLAQGIKFDL encoded by the coding sequence ATGTCTAAAACAGCAACTGCTTTTGGAATAGAAGAAGCCCTGAAAGAATTGGGCCTGAACAAAATAAACAATGGTACCTCAACTGGAAAAAACTGGTTCTCGGAGGGAGAAATCATTGAATCCTACTCTCCGGTTGATGGTGCCTTGATCGGGAAAGTGAAGGCCACCACTCGAGAGGACTACGAAAAAGTCATCAATACCGCTCAAGAAGGCTTTAAAAAATGGCGGACCATGCCAGCTCCCCAACGCGGAGAGGTAGTTCGAAAATTCAATGATGAACTGCGCAGGTTGAAGGAGCCGTTGGGCAAATTGGTCTCCTACGAAATGGGCAAAAGTTATCAAGAAGGACTGGGAGAGGTACAGGAAATGATCGATATATGCGACTTTGCCGTTGGACTATCCCGACAACTGCACGGATTGACCATGCACAGCGAACGTCCCGGCCACAGGATGTACGAACAGTATCATCCCTTGGGAGTGGTAGGCATCATTTCCGCATTTAACTTCCCCGTAGCTGTTTGGTCCTGGAACACGGCCCTGGCTTGGGTCTGTGGCGATGCCTGTATTTGGAAGGGTTCCGAAAAAACACCCATGACCTCTGTGGCCTGTCAAAATATAGCGGCCCGCGTATTTTCCGAAAATGGGGTGCCCGAAGGGATTTCCTGCTTGATCACGGGAGACTATGCCGTGGGCGAGTTCATGACCAAAGATGAACGAATTCCATTGATCTCGGCAACAGGTTCTACCCGTATGGGAAAAATAGTGGCCAAAACTGTTGGGGAAAGACTAGGAAAATCTTTGTTGGAACTTGGGGGAAACAACGCTATCATCGTAACGCCCGATGCCAACATAAAAAATACAGTGATCGGTGCCGTATTCGGTGCGGTGGGCACTTGTGGCCAACGTTGCACATCCACACGTAGGCTCATTGTGCACGAAGATGTGTACGACAAGGTGAAAAATGCCATTGTGGACGCGTACAAGCAAATCCGCATTGGCAATCCGTTGGATGAAAACAACCACGTTGGGCCGCTTATCGATAAAGATGCCGTGAAAAACTATTTGAACGCTCTTGAAAAAGTGAAGGCCGAAGGTGGGAACATCTTGGTAGAAGGCGGAGTATTGGAAGGTGAAGGTTATGAAAGTGGTTGTTATGTAAAACCCGCCATCGCTGAAGCTGAAAATCACTTTGAGATTGTACAGCACGAAACTTTTGGCCCTGTATTGTACATATTAAAGTACAGTGGCGACCTACAAAACGCATTGGATATGCAAAATGGGGTAAGGCAAGGTCTATCATCGGCGATAATGACCAATAACTTGCGCGAGGCAGAACGATTCCTCTCCGTTGAAGGTTCGGACTGCGGGATTGCCAATGTAAACATAGGTACTTCCGGAGCTGAAATCGGTGGGGCATTTGGTGGTGAAAAAGAAACCGGTGGAGGTAGAGAAAGTGGTTCAGATGCATGGAAAGTGTACATGCGAAGACAAACAAACACCATCAACTATACTACAGAGCTACCGCTCGCACAGGGCATTAAGTTTGACCTATAA
- a CDS encoding four helix bundle protein, with product MNGFEELDVWKLAREICNDVWIIIESTSLGKDYSLKNQMNDSSGSIMDNIAEGFERNGNREFIQFLSIAKASCGELRSQLYRCLDRKHITKTQFDNIFSKTITEGKKIGAFMSYLKKSERKGAKYD from the coding sequence ATGAATGGATTTGAAGAACTGGATGTTTGGAAACTGGCAAGAGAAATTTGTAATGATGTCTGGATAATAATTGAAAGTACTTCTCTGGGTAAGGATTACAGTCTTAAGAACCAAATGAATGATTCCTCTGGATCAATAATGGACAATATCGCTGAAGGATTTGAACGAAATGGAAATCGCGAATTCATTCAGTTTTTAAGTATTGCTAAAGCCTCTTGTGGAGAATTGAGATCTCAATTGTACCGATGTTTAGATAGAAAACATATCACAAAAACACAATTCGATAACATCTTCTCGAAAACAATTACCGAAGGAAAAAAGATAGGTGCATTTATGTCTTATCTTAAAAAATCAGAGAGGAAAGGGGCTAAGTATGATTGA
- a CDS encoding 3-hydroxyanthranilate 3,4-dioxygenase, protein MAIKEPFNLNKWIEENRDTLKPPVGNKNLYKESGDYIVMIVAGPNARKDYHYNETEELFYQLEGNIEVHIQEHGQKKTMRLGPGDMYLHPAKVPHSPVRQEGSLGLVIERKRADLDAEDGLLWFCDNCNHKLYEVYFKLNDIEKDFLGHFKHFYGSKDLRTCDNCGTVMPVDERFVAKEE, encoded by the coding sequence ATGGCGATAAAGGAACCTTTTAACCTAAATAAGTGGATCGAGGAAAACCGGGACACCCTAAAACCACCCGTAGGCAATAAAAATCTTTACAAGGAGTCCGGTGATTATATTGTTATGATCGTAGCTGGCCCAAACGCCAGAAAGGATTACCACTATAATGAAACGGAGGAGCTTTTCTATCAGCTAGAGGGAAACATTGAAGTCCACATCCAAGAACATGGCCAAAAGAAGACGATGAGGCTTGGACCCGGGGACATGTACCTTCATCCTGCGAAGGTTCCCCATTCCCCTGTCCGACAAGAAGGTTCCCTAGGGTTGGTGATAGAGCGCAAAAGAGCTGATCTAGATGCCGAAGATGGCCTGTTGTGGTTCTGCGATAACTGTAACCATAAGTTGTACGAAGTCTACTTTAAACTGAACGATATCGAGAAGGATTTCTTGGGCCATTTTAAACACTTTTACGGTTCGAAAGATTTACGTACGTGTGATAATTGCGGAACGGTTATGCCCGTTGATGAACGTTTTGTGGCCAAGGAAGAATGA